ATAGCCACCCTCATGCAGTATGGGAAAAGTGACGACCAGGTACAGCAACAAAAATGACTGTCTCCTTAGTCATACTGAGCCCTGCTACCAAGCTGTATGACTGGGATGAGCAGGTTTCTTCCCtatcacagcacagcacagcaggaGACTCGGGCTCCACTGGACAGTGGCTCCACCAAGGAGACACACCATCGTATAGACGAAGGGAAAAAGGAATCGCCAATAAGTCAGATCTTGAGAAAAGAAACGCAACCAGCGACGGTCGTAATAAGACAACGTGAGGGTTATCTAGATATAGAGCAAATAGACTGACTCCACACACTAGAGTATCAGGATGAAAATCTGTGTGATGCAGATCTGGGGCTTCCTGATGACAGTGCTGGGCTGGATCTTTGTGGCATGCACCATGGCCATGGAGGGCTGGAAGGTCACGTCCATCGGGGGCATGGGCGGCTCGGCTGTCATCAAGGTGGCCTGGTACTGGTCTAACCTGTGGAAGGCCTGCTTCACCGACTCCACTTCTGTCACCAACTGCCAAGACTTCCCTGCGCTCTGGTCCGTGGACAGTAAGTACCGTGGAGACATGCATCATATATTGTGTTCTAATTCTATTTCTGTGGTGGGTATGAAGTCATATATCAACAAGAGGGTCACATCTGAAGACAGTCTGTTAAGCTCATTTACCCCCCCAAAAATAGGGTTTAAAATGAATTCTGTTCATATGTGACTATTACTGTACTCTATCTTTTAAGCAAACTTCTTTGAGTTTAGACTGTTTCAGTACAGTGACATTGGGTATTCCACTGAAGTTATAAAGCCTACTGTAGTGTAAAATGTGACCTTGCGTTTGGTTGTGTTCTAATCAACCAGACCACATCCAGATTGTGAGGGGCCTGCTGATGGGTGCTCTGTCTGTGGGGATGCTGGGGTTCGTACTCAGGCTCATTGGGATGGAGTGCACCTTCCTCGGGGGCAAGGACAAGGCGAAGCACAGGAAGCTCTTCACTGGAGGAGTCTGTCACATCATCAGTGGTAAAATCACCTGGTAGATGCACACTGTAGCAGATAGAGAGTAGCTGACTGACTCACTTCGTCTTATGCAGGCATTCTGGCTGCGTCGGGATATGCTGTCTACACAAAATACGTCTCCGGGGAATACTTCAACCCCTATTTTGACGGATTAAAGTAAGTTGACCTGGATGCAGGTTTTTCCATTCAGTTACAAGATAATATtgattgattctctctctctctctctctctctctctctcacacagacacacacacacaggtttgacCTGGGGACTCCTCTGTTTCTTGGCTGGGTGGGATCAGCTTTCCATATGACAGGGGGTTGGTTCTACTTGGTCTCTGTGTGCAAACTGCTCTGTGGGGACGAGAGGTGAGTACAAGCATAACCAGCCTcatcatcaaatcaaagtttagccaaatacaacaggtgtagtagaccttacagtgaaatgcttacttacaggctctaaccaatagtgtgaaaaaaaggtgtgtgtgtgtgtgtgtgtaagtaaagaaatagaacaacagtaaaaagacatttgaaaataagagtagcaaggctatatacaggcaccggttagtcaggctgattgaggtagtatgtacatgtaggtatagttaaagtgactatgcatatatgatgaacagagagtagcagtagtgtaaaaggaggggttggcgggtggtgggacacaatgcagataacccggttagccaatgtgcgggagcactggttggtcgggccatttaggtagtatgtccagcacaattggttaggagaccgtaaaatggtggccatctcctccggcaccaTTTTCATCAAGTTTTCATCATGGAATAGTTATTCATTTATTCATAACACACTTGTCATTAACttgttctttctcattttgtgtgTCATCTCTCCCAGTGAAACTATAGTCGCCCCTGAACTTCCCGAGGTTGAGAGCAACCAGGCCAAGTCCACCACACCACAGTCCCCAGTATCCCAGATCACCTCAAAGATCAAGGTTCCATCTACATCTAAGATTTCTTCAAAATCTGCAGGCTCAGATGTGTCTGCCATCTCCTCAAGTTCTGGTCAATCCGGTCGCGCGTCCAAATTAGAGCGGTCTGGAAGGTCCTCGAACTCCAGGCAGTCCTCGAAATTTGGCAGTGGGTCTTTGACGTCTGGTCGTCCATCGAGGTCTCGTGGGTCAGTGCACTCTGAGGTGAGCAGAGGCAGTAGTAGTACAGTGTCCTCTTTATCCAGTGGGTcaagaaggagcgagagagaaccGTTTATCAAAAACTCCTACATATGACCTGGTTCTGTTCATACTATGTGTGATTGTGACTGGACCGAACTGAAGTAAcaattgtatatactgtatatgatgATTAGTGCTGTCAGAGTTAATCCGTTAACTCAAATTAACTTTTTTGAATTTTAGTGAACTAATGTTTTTGAATTGCGATGAATCACATTGTCTCTAAGCTTTCAAAATacagtgaaaacatccaaagtacATAATTTATACAGCTAAAAACAACAATTCGATGTCAAAACAAGTTGACAATGAGGTTCAATTCAGTGTGCTTTGTCAATTTACCTGATTTGCTAACTGTTACTTTGAACAACTCAATTTGAGCAAATTCTGAATTTGAATCACAACAAATCCTTTGATTAACTCAATTAAATGTTTGAATCGTTTGACAGCCCAATAATGATCCAATTGTGATTCTGTATGTGGGGGAAAGTCTCTGTATGTAATGGCCTGTTTCCTGGGAATGTTTCACTTTCATCAAATGAACTGCTTCATCACATTCATTGTATTgctattttaaaatatatatatatattttacctttattttactaggcaggtcagttaagaacaaattcttattttcaatgacagcctaggaacagtgggttaactgcctgttcaggggcagaacgacagatttgtaccttgtcagctcggggatttgaacttgcaaccttccggttcctagtccatGTCATTAAAGCTTTAACTTCTCTCTGACTccgtgttgttgttgttctcccTTTTCAAATGATTCAACTGTAGTCCAATCAAAATCACTATATTGTAACATCTAGAAATAATCACCAACTCTTTTAGATGTTACTTTCCTAATATTGTCAGCACAGTCATACCTGCCAAAGCAGTCAGGGAGGCTGCCTGTAAACAGTCTCTGTTTTTGGTGTTGCCACTCTATTCTGCCCGGACACTGTTTCCTATTTAAACCAAGAGTGATATGCAGCACAGCTGACAGACCGACGCTCCAATCTTGTGCTAACTGAATATGGAATCATTTTTATTGAATGCATTTTTGTGAATTCCGTGACTAGATTGGATGAAATCAGTAACCTTGCAAAAGATCCAGTAACTTACCCTCGGTAGTCCCTGTGAGCGATCCTCTCCACCTGTCCAGACAGAGGAATGTGGAGGAGGTTGGTTCAGATCCTGGGCCTCGAGGTGTCCATGCTGGACTGGGTGATTGTGGCCTGCACCCTGGCTATCGAATACTGGAGGGTGGCCCAGGTTGGGCGCTTCATCATATTAGGACCCATTCTGTTCTCTGCCACTATATTCACAGTAGCCCATTCAAAAGGGTtaaatgtacagtacagtataagcGACAATAAGCATACTAATTTACATACAACACCACATAAACATGCTTCTCTaagtattgccttacctctctaatCTTATTACATTTgcccacactgtatatagatttttctattgtgttattgactgtacgtttgtttatcccatgtctTATCCCATCTCTGTGTTTTGCTTTATTTTGTccaggtcgtagttgtaaatgagaacttgttctcaactggcctacctggttaaataaaggggaaataaaattaaaataaataaatgaatggtGTATTTTCAGTTATCAGTCTACAATGCGATATGCGTAAATGTTGAGTGCTTAATATAATTTCTCTAGCAGGGTGGAATTGGACCCTTCCTCCAGATTTCCCATGGTGCCCCTCACCAGAGAATTCTCAACTGGAGAAAACAGCCAATCCAAACAGTCACAGGAGCCAGGAGTCTACAGTGACTGGTTGTGATTGTGTGGCATGTGCATGTTGCAGTGGGAATGAAGTGTTTTTGTATGTAGCTGTTCCGTGTGTATTAGCATGTTTTTCATTTCAAAATGCTATTTTAATTCTTGTGGCAAAACAAATTGTCCAATAAAGATCTACTTTAGGATACTGTCCTCAGCTCTACtctataggctatattacatagaTCATTATCAGTTTGCACAGAGAATATTGACATGAATCAGTTACATGCACCAGTATCTTGTGACCTTAGCTGGGAGGGAGCAGTTCATCCACTGTGATTTGAGATAAAGGGCTATGAGAGAGAGACCTAGTCAAACCCCCATAcgaggggagggagagcgggaaACAGTTTCACCACTCCCAATCCCTGACACTATCTCCCCCTGGATCGTGGGAAAAGAAGACGTTTGCTTACGGAGCAAAACCCTGTGAGATAAGCCAAACGTCCACAATGCTGGTTTGACTGGGAGGCATCAGTGACATAACAATGCAAGTGCCTGGCTGCACCTTGACTTCCACAGACCTAAGATCCTGAGCAACTCTGGAACTTCACTCCAGCTTTGTTCACTCTACTCATCTCTCTGGTTAATCCTCTTCCTAAACGTAGCTTTTTTTTAAGGAACCACTGCCAAGCTCAAGGAGAGCATCTTCCTTATCACCATCATCATGAAGCACAGGACAGTGATGATGTACATGGAGATAGGCTGCTTTGTgtcgtgtctggctggctggattCTGGTGAGCTCCACCCTGGCTATAGAGTACTGGACCTGGTCTGAAGTGGGCAGCGTGGTGCTCACCACCGGCAACTACTTCTCTAACCTCTGGAAGGACTGTGTCTCAGACTCAACGGGGGTGTCCGACTGCAAAGAGTACCCCTCCATGCTGGGACTACCAGGTATGTTCCGGTCAGCTTGTCACAACTTCCATGGATGTGTGAttctgtcctaatatggacaccgtacaTCTGATGATACATGATGGGATAGTGACGCTTACAACTTAACTTGGAGGGTTATCTCCATCTTCAGTGCAGTTCGGTGCAGTTGATTGTCattcagcagatgctcttataCAGTACTACATTACAGGCAGATAATGGGGCATATCATGATCAACATTTTGCAGACGGAACTAGCGATACCAGAGTGGAATCCACAAACTCCAATATAaacggagtgtacaaaacattaaaaacacctgctctttccatgacatagattgaTCAGGTGAATCGAGATGAAAGCTatcatcccttattgatgtcacttgctaaatccacttcaatcggtgtagaggaagagaaagcttaaagaatgatttttaagattgtgtatgtgtgtcattcagtgggtgaatgggcaagacaaaagctTTAAATGCCTtttgacagagtatggtagtaggtgcaccagcttgtgtcaagaactgcaatgctgctggctttttcacactcaacagcttCCTGTATGCATCAAGAATGAAAAAGGAAATCTAGCCAACTTAACACAAttttgggaagcattggagtcaccatggaccagcatccctgtggaaggcttttgGCACATATCATATAtctagacactcttatccagagcaacttacagtagtgagtgcaagCATTGTCATACTGGTCCTCCATATGAATTGAACCCATAACCCTGGctttgcaagtgccatgctctaccaattgaGCCACACGGGACTTGTAGTACTGTGCAGAGTCCATACTCTGATGAATTGAACCTGTTCGGAGGGCAAAAGTGGGttggtacaactcaatattaggaagttgttcctaatgtttagtatactcagtgtataatacTTAACTGTAGTCCTGTACTTTGGCTTCCTGTTTAACT
This genomic window from Oncorhynchus nerka isolate Pitt River linkage group LG2, Oner_Uvic_2.0, whole genome shotgun sequence contains:
- the LOC115145046 gene encoding claudin-10-like; the encoded protein is MKICVMQIWGFLMTVLGWIFVACTMAMEGWKVTSIGGMGGSAVIKVAWYWSNLWKACFTDSTSVTNCQDFPALWSVDNHIQIVRGLLMGALSVGMLGFVLRLIGMECTFLGGKDKAKHRKLFTGGVCHIISGILAASGYAVYTKYVSGEYFNPYFDGLKFDLGTPLFLGWVGSAFHMTGGWFYLVSVCKLLCGDESETIVAPELPEVESNQAKSTTPQSPVSQITSKIKVPSTSKISSKSAGSDVSAISSSSGQSGRASKLERSGRSSNSRQSSKFGSGSLTSGRPSRSRGSVHSEVSRGSSSTVSSLSSGSRRSEREPFIKNSYI